One Setaria italica strain Yugu1 chromosome II, Setaria_italica_v2.0, whole genome shotgun sequence DNA segment encodes these proteins:
- the LOC111256511 gene encoding uncharacterized protein LOC111256511: MGKLARLVDGIKDKLAGAGGGSKAAAAWYDKVDKTDSMRVEIRSRRARQLIAKNLAAADDIAGSSSPRGGGGGGGGKKKNKKKRFFGL; encoded by the coding sequence atggggAAGCTGGCGAGGCTGGTGGACGGCATCAAGGACAAGctggccggggccggcggcgggagcaaggcggcggcggcgtggtacGACAAGGTGGACAAGACGGACAGCATGAGGGTGGAGATCAggagccgccgcgcgcgccagcTCATCGCCaagaacctcgccgccgccgacgacatcgccggcagcagcagcccccgcggcggcggaggcggaggcgggggcaagaagaagaacaagaagaagcgGTTCTTCGGCCTCTGA
- the LOC101774249 gene encoding protein CHAPERONE-LIKE PROTEIN OF POR1, chloroplastic: protein MQATAAAFLARPHPGLLRIGRWGTGGPALVRGGIVALPPRLRGPRCSISLSIGGGGSASEDRGFSYEHVPVFPRYRLRDPYKLLGVDRDASEEEIRGARNFLVQQYAGHEPSEEAIEGAYEKIIMKSYQQRKKTKINLKTKLKKRVEESPSWVKALIGYFEVPSMDIISRRLFFFAFIAGWSIATSAENGPAFQLAISLFSCIYFLNDKMKNLLRASTTGFGVLVGGWIIGSLLVPLIPTFIIPPSWSLELLTSLVAYVFLFLGCTFLK from the exons atgcaggccacggcggcggccttcCTCGCCCGCCCGCACCCGGGGCTCCTCCG CATCGGACGATGGGGCACGGGTGGGCCCGCGTTGGTGCGCGGCGGCATCGTCGCGCTTCCGCCGCGGCTGCGGGGCCCGCGGTGCTCCATCAGCCTATCCAtcggcggtggtggcagcgcCAGCGAAGACCGCGGGTTCAGCTACG AGCATGTTCCGGTGTTCCCAAGATACCGATTGCGAGATCCCTACAAGCTTCTTGGCGTTGATCGCGATGCATCTGAAGAAGAGATCCGAGGTGCAAGGAATTTTCTTGTTCAACAATATGCTGGTCATGAACCGAGTGAAGAAGCTATCGAAGGTGCTTATGAGAAGATTATTATGAAGAGCTACCAGCAGCGGAAGAAGACAAAAATCAATCTCAAAACCAAGTTAAAGAAGAGAGTAGAGGAATCTCCATCATGGGTCAAGGCACTGATTGGTTACTTTGAGGTGCCATCAATGGATATTATTTCCAGAAGATTGTTCTTCTTTGCTTTCATTGCTGGGTGGAGCATAGCAACTTCTGCTGAGAATGGACCTGCATTCCAG CTCGCGATATCACTCTTCTCATGTATATACTTCCTCAACGACAAGATGAAGAACCTCCTCAGGGCATCAACCACTGG GTTTGGAGTACTTGTTGGTGGCTGGATTATCGGTTCTCTATTGGTCCCCCTGATCCCGACATTCATCATCCCACCTTCATGGTCCCTAGAGCTTCTCACCTCGCTGGTTGCTTACGTGTTCTTGTTCCTGGGATGCACGTTCCTCAAATGA